One window of Myxocyprinus asiaticus isolate MX2 ecotype Aquarium Trade chromosome 6, UBuf_Myxa_2, whole genome shotgun sequence genomic DNA carries:
- the LOC127443170 gene encoding chemokine XC receptor 1-like isoform X1, whose amino-acid sequence MILNSSFENDSYYEYNDILIPMCETDDYKEITAVCYATIFCLSILGNGLLLCALTCYEDLKRATNLFMFCLSLFDLLFTLTLPFWCVELLNHWVFGDIACKVMTGSYFVGIYGSLILLTAMTLDRFIVVVVRSDWLTRGRRLICSRAACAGAWIISLLACLRDSMASKAENEHIDTYTCKSTPTDDDNVGYYTQFILLFLVPFVVIVFCYTKILLTLMSMSTRQKYRTVILVLCIVIAFFVCWGPYHIVIVLLSIYDPCEHYQLHGAFVFCRILAFSHCCMNPAMYFLRGKFRRLVSSLLFCSPELRHSGRYRGGTDPSDSRIHPYMTERVLENGGVGQTNATELNSM is encoded by the coding sequence ATGATACTCAACAGCAGCTTTGAAAATGACTCCTATTATGAATACAATGATATATTAATTCCAATGTGTGAAACTGATGACTATAAAGAAATCACAGCCGTGTGCTACGCCACTATCTTCTGCCTCAGCATACTTGGTAATGGTCTCCTCCTGTGTGCCCTCACGTGCTATGAAGACCTGAAGAGGGCCACCAACCTGTTCATGTTCTGCTTGTCTCTGTTTGATCTACTCTTCACCCTGACATTGCCTTTTTGGTGTGTGGAGCTTCTCAATCATTGGGTCTTTGGCGACATTGCCTGCAAGGTCATGACTGGGTCCTACTTTGTAGGCATTTACGGAAGTCTCATTCTTCTGACGGCCATGACGCTTGATCGTTTCATTGTCGTGGTGGTAAGAAGTGACTGGCTAACACGGGGTCGAAGGCTCATATGTTCACGAGCTGCCTGTGCTGGTGCGTGGATCATCAGTTTGTTGGCTTGTCTGAGAGATTCGATGGCCTCGAAGGCAGAGAACGAGCATATCGACACCTACACGTGTAAAAGCACCCCTACGGATGATGATAATGTGGGATATTATACGCAGTTCATTCTGCTTTTCCTCGTACCGTTTGTGGTTATTGTTTTCTGCTATACCAAAATCCTGTTAACGCTCATGTCAATGTCCACTAGGCAAAAAtacaggactgtaatattggtgtTGTGCATTGTTATAGCTTTCTTTGTATGCTGGGGACCATATCATATTGTCATAGTGTTGCTGTCCATCTATGATCCCTGTGAACATTATCAGTTGCACGGTGCGTTTGTCTTCTGCAGGATTCTGGCATTTTCACACTGCTGCATGAATCCAGCAATGTATTTTCTCAGAGGAAAGTTCAGAAGGCTTGTGTCCAGCTTGCTATTTTGCTCTCCTGAACTCAGGCATTCGGGACGGTACAGAGGAGGCACGGATCCAAGCGACTCCCGGATTCATCCGTACATGACTGAAAGGGTTCTGGAAAATGGTGGTGTGGGACAAACAAATGCCACAGAGCTGAACTCAATGTAA